In Oryza brachyantha chromosome 2, ObraRS2, whole genome shotgun sequence, a single window of DNA contains:
- the LOC102710761 gene encoding uncharacterized protein LOC102710761 isoform X1 gives MVDMEKKREKLVARLTKRHMIRSGSSSSSPTGADSNKNASEGGDYNVTCRQKKGKAKALKWRLSNTDMDRKGEEGGSDGDYDDTVLSSLTTASFSSLISRKRVKSLGKVAEDCDAIDPPVPRKLRSAINKRASQTVSTLPRHVKKRRHLSAISSQTFLLDRETRCDAISEEEVVVDALLSLSQVPPLCELPSDRAMDVASVPCSAGETKEGEKITAVPTAGNEVAGQPVLRDEPVEQTGSSAQINPVRCAANCNSINPTLPKDGQIHDISMGIVKSLPSPSKDYNNSSRKQLKVQFDNSTIYPAKNEAPQCLFNSKKPDLLEHDRKNVKNNTAQEIVPLVQASQPSTPHRPSTSTLATCNNTAIETEKGTGKHQSLSIVNKIGAPSKTWKRSITHVYMCHLIQTHLDKEKASENRVKPEEVCHSHISRSPTGPTISKNVAQDEKFYAVHFDVRLPVQPSSGVCNTATARQKMVSGNFLNLSNSAALPAVQHVQYLHPQITPRSAMPYPIQHLPYSRGHLTHTAVLQQQVPQYMCNPSLPANPAVMKIQQLMPNQHHHHHQQQQQMWQFQFPQYHHPSRPDTAALSTAWQHGSRLQDMSSLRPVPVLPAPPPPPQVELFCSPYHGGGGGRQPPQLRLI, from the exons ATGGTGGATatggagaagaagagggagaAGCTGGTGGCTAGGCTCACAAAAAGACACATGATAAGGAGtggctcctcctcttcctctcctacTGGTGCtg ACAGTAATAAAAATGCGAGTGAAGGTGGAGATTACAACGTGACATGTAGGCAGAAGAAAGGAAAGGCTAAGGCTTTGAAGTGGAGATTAAGCAACACTGACATGGACAgaaaaggagaggaaggaggttCTGATGGAGACTATGATGATACAGTCCTCTCCTCACTGACTACAGCTAGCTTCAGCAGTCTGATTAGTAGGAAAAGAGTGAAGAGCCTTGGAAAG GTGGCTGAGGATTGTGATGCTATTGATCCACCAGTTCCTAGAAAATTAAGATCAG CCATTAATAAACGTGCCAGTCAAACTGTTTCTACATTACCACGGCATGTCAAGAAGAGGCGCCATCTTTCAGCTATCAGCTCCCAGACTTTCCTTCTGGATCGTGAAACAAGATGCGACGCAATCTCG gaggaggaggtagtTGTGGATGCTTTGCTATCATTATCTCAAGTACCTCCTCTTTGTGAGCTGCCTTCCGACAGAGCAATGGATGTTGCTTCAGTGCCTTGTTCAGCAG GAGAAACAAAGGAGGGTGAGAAAATAACAGCAGTACCAACAGCTGGTAACGAAGTTGCTGGCCAACCTGTCCTTAGAGATGAACCAGTTGAACAAACTGGCAGTTCTGCACAAATAAATCCTGTGCGTTGTGCTGCTAACTGCAACAGCATAAATCCAACTTTGCCAAAAGATGGGCAAATACATGATATTTCTATGGGAATTGTAAAAAGCTTACCAAGCCCATCTAAAGACTACAATAACAG TTCACGGAAGCAACTGAAAGTTCAGTTTGATAATAGTACAATTTATCCAGCAAAAAACGAAGCCCCACAGTGCCTG TTTAATTCTAAGAAGCCTGATCTTCTGGAACATGACAGGAAAAATGTTAAGAATAACACTGCCCAAG AAATTGTGCCGTTGGTCCAGGCTTCACAACCTTCTACCCCTCACAG ACCGTCTACAAGCACACTGGCAACATGCAATAATACTGCCATAGAAACTGAGAAAGGAACTGGAAAACATCAGAGT CTTTccattgtaaataaaattggtGCCCCCTCGAAGACATGGAAGAGAAGCATTACCCATGTCTACATGTGTCATCTCATCCAAACGCATTTGGACAAAGAGAAGGCATCAGAAAACCGGGTAAAACCTGAGGAAGTTTGTCACAGCCACATTTCAAGGTCTCCGACCGGTCCTACCATAAGTAAGAACGTTGCACAAGACGAGAAGTTCTACGCCGTGCATTTTGATGTGAGGCTGCCCGTTCAACCATCCAGTGGTGTTTGCAACACAGCCACTGCTCGACAAAAGATG GTTAGTGGCAACTTTCTGAACTTGTCCAATTCTGCGGCATTACCGGCGGTGCAGCATGTTCAGTATTTACATCCCCAGATCACTCCACGCAGTGCAATGCCGTATCCAATTCAGCATCTGCCTTACAGCAGAGGGCATTTGACACACACTGCAGTACTTCAACAG CAGGTGCCACAGTACATGTGCAACCCAAGCTTACCAGCAAACCCAGCCGTGATGAAGATCCAGCAACTCATGCCCAATcagcatcaccaccaccaccagcagcagcagcagatgtgGCAGTTCCAGTTCCCTCAGTACCATCATCCAAGCCGGCCAGACACTGCTGCACTGTCAACGGCATGGCAGCACGGCAGCCGGCTCCAGGACATGTCTTCCCTGCGTCCGGTGCCCgtgctgccggcgccgccgccgccgccgcaggtgGAGCTCTTCTGCTCGCCgtaccacggcggcggcggcggccgacagCCGCCGCAGCTGAGGttgatctag
- the LOC121053595 gene encoding uncharacterized protein LOC121053595: MVDAAGVEVEVFTEAEHEVAAILCDLADLVRARSPRRGRRRGRGEIPTWGCRRPRTVPPPPPPPPAEKPAGVVREAAASPDTPLVFHPDESSGGDDGDDAVAAAKKAPASHAEWVQEQRAVVASLSQENSQLSKQIEEYRIRLQSSRCTNDDLKLMQCKLKRQREQAEEEEEMRRKLQATTAAIHRPAPVLGLDLNEPARAPEEEEDDEAAAAKAAAEWYHLGQQRAAMACKAAMAAQARHRRREIRRAKAAASRIRRAAS, encoded by the exons atggtggACGCTGCTGGCGTCGAGGTGGAGGTGTTCACGGAGGCGGAGCACGAGGTGGCGGCCATCCTCTGCGACCTGGCCGACCTGGTGCGCGCGcgcagcccgcgccgcggccgccgccgaggccgcgggGAGATCCCCACGTGGGGGTGCCGCCGCCCGAGGACggtgcctccgccgccgccgccgccgccggcggagaaGCCCGCGGGTGTGGTCCGCGAGGCGGCCGCCAGCCCCGACACGCCGCTCGTGTTCCACCCCGACGAGAGCAGCggcggggacgacggcgacgatgcggtggcggcggccaagAAGGCGCCGGCGTCGCACGCGGAG TGGGTGCAGGAGcagcgcgccgtcgtcgcgagCTTGTCGCAGGAAAACTCGCAACTGTCAAAG CAAATTGAGGAGTACAGAATCAGGCTGCAGAGCTCGAGATGCACCAACGACGACTTGAAGTTAATGCAGTGCAAG CTCAAGCGCCAACGGGagcaggcggaggaggaggaggagatgaggCGGAAGCTgcaggcgacgacggcggccattcatcggccggcgccggtgctgGGGCTGGACCTGAACgagccggcgcgggcgccggaggaggaggaggacgacgaggcggccgccgccaaggCCGCGGCGGAGTGGTACCACCTGGGgcagcagcgggcggcgatggcgtgcAAGGCGGCGATGGCAGCGCAGGcgcggcatcggcggcgggAGATCCGGCGAGccaaagcggcggcgagcaggatAAGGAGGGCAGCATCCTGA
- the LOC102710761 gene encoding uncharacterized protein LOC102710761 isoform X2 has protein sequence MVDMEKKREKLVARLTKRHMIRSGSSSSSPTGADSNKNASEGGDYNVTCRQKKGKAKALKWRLSNTDMDRKGEEGGSDGDYDDTVLSSLTTASFSSLISRKRVKSLGKVAEDCDAIDPPVPRKLRSAINKRASQTVSTLPRHVKKRRHLSAISSQTFLLDRETRCDAISEEEVVVDALLSLSQVPPLCELPSDRAMDVASVPCSAGETKEGEKITAVPTAGNEVAGQPVLRDEPVEQTGSSAQINPVRCAANCNSINPTLPKDGQIHDISMGIVKSLPSPSKDYNNSSRKQLKVQFDNSTIYPAKNEAPQCLFNSKKPDLLEHDRKNVKNNTAQEIVPLVQASQPSTPHRPSTSTLATCNNTAIETEKGTGKHQSLSIVNKIGAPSKTWKRSITHVYMCHLIQTHLDKEKASENRVKPEEVCHSHISRSPTGPTISKNVAQDEKFYAVHFDVRLPVQPSSGVCNTATARQKMVSGNFLNLSNSAALPAVQHVQYLHPQITPRSAMPYPIQHLPYSRGHLTHTAVLQQVPQYMCNPSLPANPAVMKIQQLMPNQHHHHHQQQQQMWQFQFPQYHHPSRPDTAALSTAWQHGSRLQDMSSLRPVPVLPAPPPPPQVELFCSPYHGGGGGRQPPQLRLI, from the exons ATGGTGGATatggagaagaagagggagaAGCTGGTGGCTAGGCTCACAAAAAGACACATGATAAGGAGtggctcctcctcttcctctcctacTGGTGCtg ACAGTAATAAAAATGCGAGTGAAGGTGGAGATTACAACGTGACATGTAGGCAGAAGAAAGGAAAGGCTAAGGCTTTGAAGTGGAGATTAAGCAACACTGACATGGACAgaaaaggagaggaaggaggttCTGATGGAGACTATGATGATACAGTCCTCTCCTCACTGACTACAGCTAGCTTCAGCAGTCTGATTAGTAGGAAAAGAGTGAAGAGCCTTGGAAAG GTGGCTGAGGATTGTGATGCTATTGATCCACCAGTTCCTAGAAAATTAAGATCAG CCATTAATAAACGTGCCAGTCAAACTGTTTCTACATTACCACGGCATGTCAAGAAGAGGCGCCATCTTTCAGCTATCAGCTCCCAGACTTTCCTTCTGGATCGTGAAACAAGATGCGACGCAATCTCG gaggaggaggtagtTGTGGATGCTTTGCTATCATTATCTCAAGTACCTCCTCTTTGTGAGCTGCCTTCCGACAGAGCAATGGATGTTGCTTCAGTGCCTTGTTCAGCAG GAGAAACAAAGGAGGGTGAGAAAATAACAGCAGTACCAACAGCTGGTAACGAAGTTGCTGGCCAACCTGTCCTTAGAGATGAACCAGTTGAACAAACTGGCAGTTCTGCACAAATAAATCCTGTGCGTTGTGCTGCTAACTGCAACAGCATAAATCCAACTTTGCCAAAAGATGGGCAAATACATGATATTTCTATGGGAATTGTAAAAAGCTTACCAAGCCCATCTAAAGACTACAATAACAG TTCACGGAAGCAACTGAAAGTTCAGTTTGATAATAGTACAATTTATCCAGCAAAAAACGAAGCCCCACAGTGCCTG TTTAATTCTAAGAAGCCTGATCTTCTGGAACATGACAGGAAAAATGTTAAGAATAACACTGCCCAAG AAATTGTGCCGTTGGTCCAGGCTTCACAACCTTCTACCCCTCACAG ACCGTCTACAAGCACACTGGCAACATGCAATAATACTGCCATAGAAACTGAGAAAGGAACTGGAAAACATCAGAGT CTTTccattgtaaataaaattggtGCCCCCTCGAAGACATGGAAGAGAAGCATTACCCATGTCTACATGTGTCATCTCATCCAAACGCATTTGGACAAAGAGAAGGCATCAGAAAACCGGGTAAAACCTGAGGAAGTTTGTCACAGCCACATTTCAAGGTCTCCGACCGGTCCTACCATAAGTAAGAACGTTGCACAAGACGAGAAGTTCTACGCCGTGCATTTTGATGTGAGGCTGCCCGTTCAACCATCCAGTGGTGTTTGCAACACAGCCACTGCTCGACAAAAGATG GTTAGTGGCAACTTTCTGAACTTGTCCAATTCTGCGGCATTACCGGCGGTGCAGCATGTTCAGTATTTACATCCCCAGATCACTCCACGCAGTGCAATGCCGTATCCAATTCAGCATCTGCCTTACAGCAGAGGGCATTTGACACACACTGCAGTACTTCAACAG GTGCCACAGTACATGTGCAACCCAAGCTTACCAGCAAACCCAGCCGTGATGAAGATCCAGCAACTCATGCCCAATcagcatcaccaccaccaccagcagcagcagcagatgtgGCAGTTCCAGTTCCCTCAGTACCATCATCCAAGCCGGCCAGACACTGCTGCACTGTCAACGGCATGGCAGCACGGCAGCCGGCTCCAGGACATGTCTTCCCTGCGTCCGGTGCCCgtgctgccggcgccgccgccgccgccgcaggtgGAGCTCTTCTGCTCGCCgtaccacggcggcggcggcggccgacagCCGCCGCAGCTGAGGttgatctag